In Salinibacterium sp. dk2585, a single window of DNA contains:
- a CDS encoding leucyl aminopeptidase — translation MPTPSLAIATTPPEAIAADVLVVGVSNRGDEAPLVHTDIAAITALSDRLTDLGVTGARDELVRITVPEVAARAVALVGLGKGEPTVESLRAAAGSATRQLVGTTTVAIALPHNSAMELSAVLEGAAIGAYAYTESRGKSKASTKVPASEILVAAESESPELVERSDAIAEAMTVARHLVNLPPSVLYPDSFAKRARELFDDRTGVEVTVFDEAQLEEGGFGGLLGVGRGSERGPRLVRIDYVPADASKHLALVGKGITFDSGGLSLKPAASMVGMKYDMAGAATALGVVLAAARLALPVRLTAWLCLAENMPSGEAMRPNDVITVRGGTTVEVLNTDAEGRLVLADGLVAAGEEQPDAIIDIATLTGAAIVALGTRYAGVMGDRELVGQLCDAADRVGEKFWPMPFAEELRASLNSDVADIANAKIGSTAGGMLLAGAFLKEFATPRPSGDSTIPWAHIDIAGPANNQGSGYGFTGKGPTGVALRALLELTDEFGRS, via the coding sequence ATGCCAACACCGAGCCTCGCCATCGCCACCACTCCACCCGAAGCAATCGCCGCGGACGTCCTCGTCGTCGGCGTCAGCAACCGGGGCGATGAGGCGCCCCTGGTCCACACGGACATCGCTGCCATCACCGCACTCAGTGATCGGCTCACTGACCTCGGCGTCACGGGTGCACGCGACGAGCTCGTGCGGATCACGGTTCCGGAGGTCGCGGCGCGCGCTGTCGCGCTCGTCGGACTCGGAAAGGGTGAGCCGACAGTGGAATCGCTCCGCGCAGCTGCGGGAAGTGCGACTCGCCAACTGGTGGGAACGACCACCGTGGCCATCGCGCTCCCCCACAACAGCGCGATGGAACTCTCCGCAGTGCTCGAAGGCGCTGCCATCGGTGCGTACGCCTATACGGAGTCACGCGGCAAGTCGAAGGCCTCGACCAAGGTGCCCGCGTCTGAAATTCTCGTGGCAGCCGAATCCGAGTCCCCCGAACTCGTCGAGCGGTCGGATGCGATCGCCGAGGCGATGACGGTCGCGAGACATCTCGTCAATCTTCCACCCTCCGTCCTGTACCCCGACAGTTTTGCCAAGCGCGCCCGCGAACTCTTCGACGATCGGACGGGCGTCGAGGTCACGGTGTTCGACGAGGCGCAACTGGAGGAGGGCGGTTTCGGCGGCCTCTTGGGCGTCGGTCGCGGCTCCGAGCGCGGTCCCCGGCTAGTGCGTATCGATTACGTGCCCGCTGATGCGAGCAAGCACCTCGCTCTCGTCGGCAAGGGCATCACCTTCGACAGCGGCGGCCTCTCCCTGAAGCCCGCGGCATCCATGGTCGGCATGAAGTACGACATGGCCGGTGCTGCCACCGCACTCGGCGTGGTGCTCGCGGCTGCCAGGCTCGCACTCCCCGTGCGCCTCACGGCGTGGCTGTGCCTCGCGGAGAACATGCCCTCTGGCGAAGCCATGCGCCCCAACGATGTCATCACCGTGCGGGGTGGCACCACGGTCGAGGTGCTCAACACCGACGCGGAGGGACGACTGGTTCTCGCCGACGGACTCGTGGCTGCGGGCGAGGAGCAGCCCGACGCGATCATCGACATCGCGACGTTGACGGGGGCCGCAATTGTCGCGCTGGGCACGCGCTACGCGGGCGTGATGGGTGACCGCGAGCTCGTCGGCCAACTCTGCGACGCCGCCGATCGGGTCGGCGAGAAGTTCTGGCCAATGCCGTTCGCCGAAGAGCTCCGCGCTTCGCTCAACTCAGACGTCGCCGACATCGCGAACGCCAAGATCGGCAGCACGGCTGGCGGGATGCTGCTGGCAGGCGCATTCCTGAAGGAGTTCGCGACGCCGCGCCCCAGCGGGGACTCCACGATCCCGTGGGCCCACATCGATATCGCCGGACCGGCGAACAATCAGGGCTCCGGCTACGGATTCACGGGGAAGGGCCCGACCGGTGTCGCCCTGCGGGCGCTCCTCGAACTGACGGACGAGTTCGGCCGGTCGTAG
- the lpdA gene encoding dihydrolipoyl dehydrogenase, translating into MSEETYDVVILGGGSGGYAAALRSVQLGFSVVLIEKNKLGGTCLHVGCIPTKALLHSAEVADVARESAKYGVTASLEGIDIAGVTAYRQEVVSSKFKGLTGLIKMRGITVVEGEGRLVAPNTVEVAGSRYTGKSVILATGSYSRTLPGLEIGGRVITSEQALELDFVPKKVAVLGGGVIGVEFSSVWKSWGADVTIIEALPHLVPNEDEAISKQFERAFRKRGINFKLGVRFQGVTQNDDGVVVTLENGETVEAELLLVAVGRGPVTEGLGFDEVGVEMDRGFVLTNERLATNVPGVYAVGDIVPGLQLAHRGFQQGIFVAEEIAGLNPVVVSDVNIPKVTYSDPEVASVGLSEAKAKELHGAENVSSYDYNLAGNGKSHIIGTSGLIKVVRVNDGPVVGVHMIGGRVGELIGEAQLAVNWDAYPEDIAPLLHAHPTQNEALGEAFLALAGKPLHGV; encoded by the coding sequence GTGTCTGAAGAGACGTATGACGTAGTGATCCTCGGCGGCGGAAGCGGCGGCTACGCCGCAGCGCTCCGATCGGTGCAGTTGGGATTCTCGGTGGTGCTCATCGAGAAGAACAAGCTGGGCGGCACCTGTCTCCACGTCGGTTGCATCCCGACCAAGGCACTCCTGCACTCGGCCGAGGTTGCAGACGTTGCGCGTGAGTCCGCCAAGTACGGTGTCACGGCCTCCCTCGAGGGGATCGACATCGCCGGCGTGACGGCGTACCGCCAGGAGGTCGTCTCCAGCAAGTTCAAGGGGCTCACCGGGCTCATCAAGATGCGTGGCATCACGGTCGTCGAGGGTGAGGGTCGACTCGTCGCGCCCAACACCGTCGAGGTCGCCGGAAGCCGCTACACCGGCAAGAGCGTCATCCTTGCGACCGGCTCGTACTCACGCACCCTCCCGGGCCTCGAGATCGGCGGACGAGTGATCACCTCCGAGCAGGCGCTCGAACTCGACTTCGTGCCCAAGAAGGTCGCCGTCCTCGGTGGCGGCGTCATCGGCGTCGAGTTCTCGAGTGTCTGGAAGTCGTGGGGCGCCGATGTCACGATCATCGAGGCGCTCCCCCACCTCGTGCCCAATGAAGACGAGGCGATCAGCAAGCAGTTCGAGCGGGCGTTCCGCAAGCGCGGCATCAACTTCAAGCTGGGCGTGCGCTTCCAGGGCGTCACCCAGAACGACGACGGCGTCGTCGTGACGCTTGAGAACGGCGAGACGGTCGAGGCCGAGCTCCTGCTCGTGGCCGTCGGCCGTGGCCCCGTGACCGAGGGCCTTGGCTTCGACGAGGTCGGGGTCGAGATGGACCGCGGCTTCGTGCTCACGAACGAGCGTCTCGCCACGAACGTGCCCGGCGTCTACGCGGTCGGCGACATCGTCCCCGGCCTCCAGCTCGCCCACAGGGGATTCCAGCAGGGCATCTTCGTCGCGGAGGAGATCGCCGGGCTGAACCCGGTCGTGGTGAGCGATGTGAACATCCCGAAGGTCACCTACTCCGACCCCGAGGTCGCCTCTGTCGGCCTTTCGGAGGCGAAGGCCAAGGAACTGCACGGAGCCGAGAACGTCTCGAGCTACGACTACAACCTCGCGGGCAACGGCAAGAGCCACATCATCGGCACCTCGGGCCTCATCAAGGTCGTCCGCGTCAATGACGGCCCCGTGGTCGGCGTGCACATGATCGGCGGCCGTGTGGGAGAGCTCATTGGCGAAGCACAGCTCGCCGTCAACTGGGACGCGTACCCCGAAGACATCGCACCCCTGCTGCACGCGCACCCGACCCAGAACGAGGCGCTTGGCGAAGCCTTCCTCGCACTTGCTGGCAAGCCGCTTCACGGCGTCTGA